The Symphalangus syndactylus isolate Jambi chromosome 23, NHGRI_mSymSyn1-v2.1_pri, whole genome shotgun sequence genome has a window encoding:
- the LOC129473070 gene encoding glutathione S-transferase A3, with protein MAGKPKLHYFNGRGRMEPIRWLLAAAGVEFEEKFIESAEDLEKLRNDGSLMFQQVPMVEIDGMKLVQTRAILNYVASKYNLYGKDIKERALIDMYTEGMADLNEMILLLPLCRPEEKDAKIAFIKEKIKSRYFPAFEKVLQSHGQDYLVGNKLSRADISLVELLYYVEELDSSLISSFPLLKALKTRISNLPTVKKFLQPGSPRKPPADAKALEEARKIFRF; from the exons ATGGCAGGGAAGCCCAAGCTTCACTACTTCAACGGACGGGGCAGAATGGAGCCCATCCGGTGGCTCTTGGCTGCAGCTGGAGTGGAG tttgaagagaaatttatagaatCTGCAGAAGATTTGGAAAAGTTAAGAAATG aTGGGAGTTTGATGTTCCAGCAAGTACCAATGGTTGAGATTGATGGGATGAAGCTGGTACAGACCAGAGCCATTCTCAACTACGTTGCCAGCAAATACAACCTCTATGGGAAAGACATAAAGGAGAGAGCCCT AATTGATATGTATACAGAAGGTATGGCAGATTTGAATGAAATGATCCTTCTTCTGCCCTTATGTCGACCTGAGGAAAAAGATGCCAAGATTGCCTtcatcaaagagaaaataaaaagtcgCTATTTCCCTGCCTTTGAAAAA GTGTTACAGAGCCATGGACAAGACTACCTTGTTGGCAACAAGCTGAGCCGGGCTGACATTAGCCTGGTGGAACTTCTCTACTATGTGGAAGAGCTTGACTCCAGCCTTATCTCCAGCTTCCCTCTGCTGAAG GCACTGAAAACCAGAATCAGCAACCTGCCCACGGTGAAGAAGTTTCTACAGCCTGGCAGCCCAAGGAAGCCTCCTGCAGATGCAAAAGCTTTAGAAGAAGCCAGAAAGATTTTCAGGTTTTAA